Below is a window of Macadamia integrifolia cultivar HAES 741 chromosome 8, SCU_Mint_v3, whole genome shotgun sequence DNA.
GTATGATGCCTAATTTATGTAATGGTTTATGATCTTATGTCTTTTAATAATTTAATTCCTAAGActtattaatttgttttactTAAATTATATGTGTTCTAGTACAAAATATTGTGTGGAATAACCTGGGTAGAGATTGTATGCAGCGTAGAGTCGTAGACTACTAACCTGGGGTCCAAAGTtaaactaccattttgggtgttgttttttttcttaaatctaaTGGTTCACTACGCTTCGAAGGTAAAATTGGTGTCCCACAAATTTCATGACCTAACTTGTCCATATGGCCCCTGAAACCCAACCCCAAAActtcctctaaaaaaaaaaatacatggtttcCGGGATATATCTTGGTTTCGTGCCTGACCGAAACAGCAAAACCATGCCCGAAACTGAAACCTCGAACCATGGATACAGCACAACTACTCCATGGCAATTCAACGATGGCTAAAATTTATTGGATATAATAATgttcacatcatcatcatcatcgtctaATCATGGTTTAATGGCCACACCAATCTGACTTCTGCTTGTGTTATTCTCattcttttggaaaatttttgaaaaagttaaATTTGTTTGGGACTGATGTATAGTCAAGGGGCGTTAGCGGGGTGCTTTCTGAGTTTTATTTACACCTGGAATCTGCTGGCCCATATCGATAGAAAGCAAGGGGGTCAGGGTAGGCATTGTTCAGCTCAAAAGGTCTAGAAAAGCTTGTATGTGGTGGTCCTTGTGCTCCCAGCCTCTTATCTGCACACTGTATATTTTTAATGCCcgacagaaaaagaaaaagaaaaaaaaaatttaaattgacATATGTTGACCACTTTTCTGTTTAGTCTCTGATCCctaaccatgtttttttttttgggggggggtgggggttcaTTTCAAGTTTTGTTAGTTGTATTCCGCCACAGACAAGGCTGGATGCCAATCCTACACATCCACCCCCTGGCAATTTTGTTGGGCTGAAATTCAGTGGACATGCGCACCCCATCATGTAATTGTGGTTTAATGTTCAGAccaatttgatttcttcatgTGCTAATATCATGCGTTGGAAAATGCTTGACGACTAATAATCTGTTTGCAACTGTTGAACAGGGACTGTTGAAAAACAAGGAGAAAAGCCCACCATGTGTGGGCCTTGTGCCCTCTCGATTGATATGGGCGACCTAGTTTGAACATGGTCTGTCCAGAATCCGAATTTTCAGTCCACATGGCAGTTTTGGCTATTGTCATGAAAACCTTCTGGGCACATGTGTTGTGACACTTCTCCTTAATTATTTTTAACATAATTGAGAATGATGATTTAAAACATGTAGACCATCATCTGTCCATTGTGCAAACATGAGCTTGTTGCATAGCAccagacaattttttttaatcaaacgCTTGATatgtgaaataaaataatagtgTAACAAGTACTTATTATACATAGTCTgacaaaaggggggaaaaaaaaagacaacctaAATGTCTgcaactcccccccccctccggTCTTTCAGCGATGTTGTCAAAATGACAGCCTTGTTGTGCATTTGGGTGCTTACCTGAGTAGCTATTGTGCACCTAGTGTTGATCTTCTTGTCACCTAGGGCACACCTAGGCAGTGCCTGGGCTATTTAGGATGTTTCTATCTTTCTAACATTATCGTGACTAAAATTATCCAGCACAATTAAGTGTTTTCCCAACTGAATGAGTTTGGCTATGAAGATCCTATCTTGCCTTTCAGCTCTTTATAGCCGCGTTTTGTTGTCATTAAAatctttcatatttttcctCATCAGTTCTTCTCGAGTCTTCTGGTATAACTATTTGTCTTTTAACTCTTTTAATCTACATTATATCACTTATTACCTATGCACTCATTGGTCTCCTTTGCAAGTGCCCATACCACCTCAACTTATCtcctatcaattttttttcatttcttaatatgtatttccttttgttttcctactatctcaaCATTTTCATGTCAATTATGCTTATTTTGTGTGTGTTGTTACTTTGTGGTTCAACATTTAGGCAGCCGCATACAACGTTGGTGCTTTGATAGTTGTcctataaaaaattttaatttgattttagtgTGTCCATAACACTTCATCTTCCTTACTTTAGTTCAATGAGTAACATCTTCTTCAATTTGGCCTCTCTTTATGATTGACACAATAATAATGAAAACTATCATACTTATGTATCTCTTAATCATATATCCTTACCACCAAGGATTAAGTATCAGCTATTGGTTgccgtatcggttggctaaatttaagatttatCCGAGGGTATCATATCTTATctgagatatgctaagatatgctaaagatcaaggattaaagtattagtattggtcgccgtatcgatcggctaaatttatgatggtatcggagggtatcgtatcatgtCGGAGATAAATTTAAACCATGCTAACCACTTCATTTTAATTCTTATTTTGCTAAAGTGGCAGCgcttatattttgttttttgtactACTTTTTTTATAACCGTTTGACTCCAATGCTATCCTTCATTGTTTTAGTGTGACATTCATCCCTTACTTTCTTTCTATACAACCAAAACTATGTAGTCAGCAAACAACATACACCATGGTTTTTAAAATCTAGATTAAAAATATTGGAATTAGTAACAAACTAAATATTTAAGCTTTGCTATACCGTGATTTACTTAAAAACCAATCTATAAATTCCTGGAAATAGTTATACATTGATGTGAAATCAAGCCAGTGGATAAATTTAGTTGTGGTCATATTTTGGTTGTTTTTTCATGTCTGATGTGAGCCTGTGAGGGCAGTTGTTTTACACACTTCCAATCGTTATTGTCTGTTCATAAGTTCAGTAACGTCTACGGAAAGTTCTATCTTTAAGTGTTTCCTGTATCATTGTTTGGTTATAGTGGTGGTGATGCTAGGGGAACACTCCCCAAACCCCAATTGTATTAGATTTTGGAAACCTAATTCAACAAAGAAGATACTAGAAACCAGAAAGCTGCAAATTCTGGAATTTCAGAATATGATAGTTTAAGAGATATTAAAGAAAGTGcccacaaaaaaaattagaatctgAGCAGGCTTCAGTAATTTGTTCTACAGACCTAAACAGGGGCTGTGGCTAAGAGATTGATTTCACCCTAGATTAAGGGTTGCAACATCTCTTGCAAAGATGTGAAGGTCGGCACAGCGTCCCTATGATTTTTTAGATTGATGGATGTAGGGATGGTAAAAAACTAAAGACTATGACTGACCACATAATGATTTGATTGATTATGAATTTATTGGTTATACTCTTGCAGCACAAAAATAGTCAATCAATTATGAATTATTGGCTAGACTCTACATTTGATTTGAAGCATATAAACTTAATTAGATAGTAGAATAAAAATAAGTAACCTGAATGTGTGAGAAACACTAAATTTCTGTATGCAGATGTTGAACAGTTAGAGCTTGAAtagaggggagaagaagaacagatATCAGGTTTGACCTTCAAACCGGGGAAGAGAACCATTCTCATCATAATCCATAAAGCCATTTGTTCATAGCAAACATAAATTGTTTACACTGACGTATGTAGCTGACGTCAAGGCCTAATTGGGCCAATTCTGGATTTGAAATAAAATGCAATTTCAGAAGGTAATTTAGTGGCTGATATAGTTCTTtgacttcaataaaattctaattCTCATATTAGTTCTTtgacttcaataaaattctaacTGGACTCGAAAAGAACCAACTATAGTGGGGTCACTGGGGTGGGATTCAGAACTTCTAAACTAGAGACGCCTTCTATTACTTATCTGACTCAGATTACATTTAACTCTTAGATAACAGtgggggggggaaaaaaaaagaagaaaaaattaaaagtgcCAGAAGGAATTTTTTCTTGTGTGGGAGGAACTGGCTTATTGAGTCATACAAGCAGAACGTTAggtagtttttcttcttcttcttcttctctctctctctctctctctcttggcgTCACTACTGTTCTTATTCATTTAAATctaattttggtttttctttgtgTTCTTTCTTAAGTTGAATCCTAATTTGGTTCCCTTGAGCTTGTTTGCCTTTTAGTGTTCTGAGCGTCAAAACTCCAGTTTTAAGTTCCTCCTTACTGACCAgaatattttcttccttccaATGATCCTAGATTCTTTTAGGTGACGTGATTATCACTAAATTATGACCCCGTCTCATGTTAGCATTGTAAGTCAATACAAAACCCTCATCGCAGGTTATTGTTCACAACCTATTCCATCTGGCATGTGAATGGAATCTGGATGTCTTTGGGTAAAAGTACTAGGTTTCTTTTTGTTATGAAATCCTATATTTTTGACTGGGAGCATAATAGGTTCCCCCTGCCCCCCTATTTGCGGTCTTTGTGCTGTCTTGAACTGGTAAGGTCATCAATTCATCGTTTAGTTTgcttttttgttgaaattttaATTTACCCTTACTTTTGTGGTACGAGGTCTCATGGATTCCTGAAGAATTTATGTTTGTGTTTCATATGGTGCTCAAGAGAGCTGAAGGACAGCTTTTTTCACACATTCCTGATGCACATGTATGATATGTTAAAAAGAAGCGATTAATGTCATTAACTTATTTGCTAGGTTTGCTTCAGTGCATTTGATTGTCTGTTCTCTTagcaaatatatttttttttcatcttctttgaaGAATGGTTACTACTTTTGGCTTCGTAATCGGCACCTTTCTTCTCTCTGTGCAGTGCTTTTGTTGCCCCTGCTGATATTCAGGTATTTACAAGTGAGGCAAGGAATAAGTTGTCTGCTAGGTGTCAAGGTAAGACTGTCAGAGATTTTGCTCGTGCAGTGAAGGAGATCTGTGAGGCTTTTGAAGAATTACAGCAGAAGAACTTGGGCCCTTGTAAAGATGATACTGATAAGACAGCCCTTGGCTCCTCACTTCCAATGGATGGTGTAGATGCTGAAGTGAATGGTCAGAGTCAGACTGAGACAATTGAACGGAAGGAAAGCACAAGTAATGAGGCCTCGGGTGATGCAGGTTATGGTCTGGAACGCTGTTCAAGTAGACGGTCTGAGACTGATGATATGGATATTAAGCCTTGTGTCTCATCTAATACAGAGCAAAGATCATCTCAAATGTTATCTGTCAAGAAGAGGAGTGAATTATCCAATAATGGCACAGATTTTCCTAAGAAAGAGGTACCATCTGTATCCAGGCAGAATGGTCCTTCTCCACTTAAAGAAATCTCTGGTGATAAGGATAGAGATGGGGAGAATATTCACCCTGATGCTGAAGAAAGTTCTCCTTCTGGCCCTGTTGATGGAGAAAGTGATGGTTCCCCGCCTTTAGCTTTGTCTGTTTCCCGGAAGCACACTGGTGGAGGACGGAAGGCAAAGAATATGGTTATAGAATCAAAGAGGAAGCAGAAGGCTGCAGTAGAAGTAGGAAAAAAGACTACTTCAAGGCTACCTAAGCATAATGACTCTGATTCAGAAGGCAATATTGGTCTTCATGACTCTGGAGTACATTTACAAGGTGGAGGACAAAACAAAATTTCTCCATGTGATAACATTAAGGATTTGCATGATGATGAGTTGAGATCAGATTTAGATCTCAACAATGAAAAGAAGGACAAAAGCATGGTAAAAGCTAAAAAACAGATGAGAGCAGACATACTTGAACCATGTGATGTTGGCAATGTTGCTATAGACAATACTAAGGAGCGGGGCAAGGATGAGCAATTATTTTCTGGAGATCATAGGAAGAAGAGAACCCAGCTTGGACATAAAATGCATAAGTTGGCTACAAATGAGGATCCACATCCAGCCAAAAGACCAAAGCGGGTGGTTGTTGGTGAGGATACCACCAAGAAATCTGTTACTAAAAGCATAAGGAATGATTCTCTGAGTCCGGGTGTTGTTGACAAAAGCAATAAACCTATAGAGAGTAAAAAGTCATCTTCACGTGTTAAGGCTGAAAGCTGTGCGGCTTCTAAAACTGAAACATTTAGTGTTGGAAACAACTTACCAAGTGATGAAGCTGTTCTGCCCTTGACAAAGCGCCGTCGTCGGGCATTGGAGGCAATGACTGATTGTGCCACAGACGCTGCTGGGGGTAAAGCACAAAAGAGTTATGACATCCATAAGAATAATGTTTCAAACTCGGATTGTGACAGGTCTCCTTCTATCCAATTCCACTCAAAACGAAGAGCTGTCTGTCAGTTTGATGATCATAATGACCAAGAAAAGCTCAAAACTCCTGTTCACGGAGAACTGATCAACTTGTCGAAGGATGTGCCTTCACAAATCTCTGGTTCTTCTCAGAACACACATCATGAAAATCTCAATCATGCTCAGCCGAATGTTAGAGATGGCATGGATAAAGAACATTTGGACTGTGCTGGACCAGGTGAGAGCCCTTCAAAGGATGGAAAATCCTCTGTCAGACTTCTTCATGATCCTCTATCACCCAAATTGAagcaaaatgaagagaaaaggcTGAGAAAGCCAATGGCAGCACAGGTTTCTCATAGTCCTGATAAATTGGAATCACAGAAATCTTCTGCCAAGGAGGGTAAGCCAACATTGGTCTCTCCTAAGGATGGGTTGGCTACTTCTATGAAGCAAGTGGAGCACAAAACCATCAAGCTCCAAACTAAAGCATCCAGCACCACTTCTAGAAAGCCTCAGGTTGGGTCTGCCAAAGGTTCAGGCCTGGGTTCTGATTGTTTAAACCATTCTTCTAATCAAGGAACAATCCAGAGAAGCAGGCCAGCCTTATCTGCAGAAAAGGCTAAGATAAATTTAAAGACTAATCCACTGATGAATGATACTGCTATTCTGGAGTACTCTACCCTGAATGATTCTCAGCTTGGGGAACGGTAGGCATCACCGATGCTTGGCTATACCCATCATACTACTAGTCACTGTTTTTACTTTCTCATGCgtattttatgtttttgtttttttgtttttccagaTCGAATGTCATTGGTGATGATATAGCTGCTAGTTCGTTGACTGATACCAAGTTTGCAGATTCTGCCACGTCTTTGAAACATCTTATTGCTGCTGCGCAAGCGAAAAGAAAACTTGCATATTCACAATCTCTTTCTCATGATAATCCTATTCCAACATTTATTTCCACCGCTACAGTGGTTCAGGAAAGAAGCCCCAGTCCTGCTTCTGCAGTTCAGACCTTCCTGTCTGGCACCACCCATGCTATGCAGCAGGATGCAAAGGGATTTTATGCTCGCTTATCCCTTGCTTCTCCATCTCCTCATGCTCATCAAGTTGCATCACAAAATCAACTGGAACATGAAGATCCTGAAGAGGGAAGGGTTAGTTCAGGACAGAGGGCGCCTAATGGGTCACTAAGTGGTGGTACAGAGGCAGTTGTTGCACGAGATGCTTTTGAAGGAATGATAGAAACATTGTCAAGGACAAAGGAAAGTATTGGACGTGCAACCCGTCTAGCAATTGATTGTGCAAAGTATGGAATCGCCAATGAGGTTGGTGGTACTGAGGAGtatatttttcatataattttttgcCTTTTCCGGTgcttatttctccattttatgtAGACTACCTTTGTATGTGGTTGCTGTCTTAGAGATATTTGAAAGTTCTCTTACTCTGCTGGGGTTTTACTAATTCCGTTTGGGAGTGTCcactaaaataattaaacaattctTACCCAATTATCATCAGATTCACAATCGTAGCAGGTTAAAGTATCTGATAAAACATACTTTAGCTTATTGAAGTCTACTTTCTGAGACTGGGCAATGGCTTCTTTATGCTTGATTGAGTCTTTGTCTTGAAGGACTTTGATGAACTGAATAGATGAATTTTTGGTGTATGTTGATTACCCTTATATAGTGGAGAACATTGCATATGaactaaatttttttcttgggtaggctttgtttcatatttttctttgaaGAATGCTTTTCCCCTTTGCACAATTTCGGCAATATCTCAACAAATTTTTTACAAGTCAGGAAGGTATTGTTAGATACGTTTATGTTTCTCTGTTGAAATAAACTTGTTGCTGGGTGGATTTTTGATTAACCCATTACAGCCGATGGATCATGGGAGATGTGGGGTCAATTTGATAAGTGTTAGCTACTGTGATGGCTCTTTGACTTAATTGTTCCATTCAGTATGCTCTACTCTTGCATATAATATAAAGTTTGGAGATTGAACTTCTGTTTTGTCATTTTACTCATTGTATGTAACATCTATGTTTCAGACTTATGCatgattaaagaaagaaaaaaggccAAACCCCATGTATAATATGCTTCTTTTGGAGCTTTGGTCACTTCTTGCCTGTCTATCTTGTATGCTTGGAAGATAGTGaacttcatttctttttcttcttcaattaacAGATTCTTTATCTAGTCCAACTTCATCCCATTTGCCTTCCAAGCAGATTGGTTTTATGTTACAGTACtccgatttttttttcccattctatTCATATTCATGAACTGTTATGGTAGTACTGAACTGTCCAAAATCTTCTTGTTTCCCTTGCATTGATATACATAAGGCTTGACCTAGTCATTTAGAAATGTCCATCCAAGAGGCAAACCAATGTGGGTACTGATTTATTGTGGATTCCCAATCTCATAGCcttttgaagattcattttAGATAAATTATGAAGAGGCTTCTATGGGTTACTTTTGGATTAATGGCTGTTGTTTGAGATGCGAGTTGGATGTTTCATTATGAATATGGGTCGTCAAGATACAGCACTCCACTGCACAAAATTTAGAAATGAAAATCAGTATTTCCACTTAGGTACCCGTCATCATCGATACACACTCAAGGATGAGTGGCTGCTAGTATGGTAACTGACTGCCGACGATACAGCTTGAACTTAAGAAGAATAAAGCATCACAAACCTGTTTTCTTGCTGGTTCCAGTTGTTTTGAACAGCACAAAAATATAAATGCGTGTTTGGGTGTTTGGTTTGGGGGGGATTCAAGGGCTTCATGCCTCTCCTCATTGTGTGGGATTCTTTTGATCATGggtctcaaaaataaaaaggaaattgtTGGATGCtatgtgatgcagattaattaccaaaataggcttgttttattaggaataagcctagggttgggttccatacatgttaggctttcgatcccatgtgttttgagtgtaatagaccacttttatgggtctaaaaagggggctctaagattgagtacgggattactagttagtttccattttcattagtttcctttctagttgggtttgatttgagttatatttgtttccttatgagtcaagttattaattgagtcaagtcctcagtagttaatttcctttttcaactagttNNNNNNNNNNNNNNNNNNNNNNNNNNNNNNNNNNNNNNNNNNNNNNNNNNNNNNNNNNNNNNNNNNNNNNNNNNNNNNNNNNNNNNNNNNNNNNNNNNNNAACATGAGGATCAATACAAAAAGATTGATGGGTTATGACCAATCAAAATAATGTTATAATAATCAACCACAAATAAACACGTAAATTTGCAGCTTTCTACAATTTGAAGGCTCGAATTGAACTAACATATGTTTTTTTAACATTCTACAAAGCAGTAGTTGCAACAATATTGATATACAGAGAGTCAGAGATGGGAATAGCACTCAAAATGTGTAGGGTTTTCTAAAACTCAACAAACAAATTAAAGGACAATTTGTTCAATCATCTTCTTAAAACAATAGTGAATGATCTTGAGGACAGTGCACCTCGCACCCCATTCATAAACCTTGCCCACTTATTCCCAATCTGGACTAATATTCAATATAGGGGATACCAAAAAGATGGGGCAAAACTAGAAATCATATCAAGGATGGACATATggaacaaaggaaaaaataaataaatgatcatCCATAAGATAAAGTAGAAAGGTACCAAACAATAAAAATTAACAGGAATATTAggtcatagagagagagagcattgcCACCATTGCCAATACCCCTTGTTCTCTGGGTTCACAACATTAATGTTCTGACACAGTTTTGATGATAATATTGTAAAGATAAACAAAAAAGGCTATGTATGAGTCAAAACATCTGCATTTGATAGCGAAGCTATGATGGTCTAAGGAtgtcatccagataaactttaGACAAAGAGCCAAGAGTCTTTCCTCCCAGGATTTGATCCTGGAGGGAGGGNNNNNNNNNNNNNNNNNNNNNNNNNNNNNNNNNNNNNNNNNNNNNNNNNNNNNNNNNNNNNNNNNNNNNNNNNNNNNNNNNNNNNNNNNNNNNNNNNNNNNNNNNNNNNNNNNNNNNNNNNNNNNNNNNNNNNNNNNNNNNNNNNNNNNNNNNNNNNNNNNNNNNNNNNNNNNNNNNNNNNNNNNNNNNNNNNNNNNNNNNNNNNNNNNNNNNNNNNNNNNNNNNNNNNNNNNNNNNNNNNNNNNNNNNNNNNNNNNNNNNNNNNNNNNNNNNNNNNNNNNNNNNNNNNNNNNNNNNNNNNNNNNNNNNNNNNNNNNNNNNNNNNNNNNNNNNNNNNNNNNNNNNNNNNNNNNNNNNNNNNNNNNNNNNNNNNNNNNNNNNNNNNNNNNNNNNNNNNNNNNNNNNNNNNNNNNNNNNNNNNNNNNNNNNNNNNNNNNNNNNNNNNNNNNNNNNNNNNNNNNNNNNNNNNNNNNNNNNNNNNNNNNNNNNNNNNNNNNNNNNNNNNNNNNNNNNNNNNNNNNNNNNNNNNNNNNNNNNNNNNNNNNNNNNNNNNNNNNNNNNNNNNNNNNNNNNNNNNNNNNNNNNNNNNNNNNNNNNNNNNNNNNNNNNNNNNNNNNNNNNNNNNNNNNNNNNNNNNNNNNNNNNNNNNNNNNNNNNNNNNNNNNNNNNNNNNNNNNNNNNNNNNNNNNNNNNNNNNNNNNNNNNNNNNNNNNNNNNNNNNNNNNNNNNNNNNNNNNNNNNNNNNNNNNNNNNNNNNNNNNNNNNNNNNNNNNNNNNNNNNNNNNNNNNNNNNNNNNNNNNNNNNNNNNNNNNNNNNNNNNNNNNNNNNNNNNNNNNNNNNNNNNNNNNNNNNNNNNNNNNNNNNNNNNNNNNNNNNNNNNNNNNNNNNNNNNNNNNNNNNNNNNNNNNNNNNNNNNNNNNNNNNNNNNNNNNNNNNNNNNNNNNNNNNNNNNNNNNNNNNNNNNNNNNNNNNNNNNNNNNNNNNNNNNNNNNNNNNNNNNNNNNNNNNNNNNNNNNNNNNNNNNNNNNNNNNNNNNNNNNNNNNNNNNNNNNNNNNNNNNNNNNNNNNNNNNNNNNNNNNNNNNNNNNNNNNNNNNNNNNNNNNNNNNNNNNNNNNNNNNNNNNNNNNNNNNNNNNNNNNNNNNNNNNNNNNNNNNNNNNNNNNNNNNNNNNNNNNNNNNNNNNNNNNNNNNNNNNNNNNNNNNNNNNNNNNNNNNNNNNNNNNNNNNNNNNNNNNNNNNNNNNNNNNNNNNNNNNNNNNNNNNNNNNNNNNNNNNNNNNNNNNNNNNNNNNNNNNNNNNNNNNNNNNNNNNNNNNNNNNNNNNNNNNNNNNNNNNNNNNNNNNNNNNNNNNNNNNNNNNNNNNNNNNNNNNNNNNNNNNNNNNNNNNNNNNNNNNNNNNNNNNNNNNNNNNNNNNNNNNNNNNNNNNNNNNNNNNNNNNNNNNNNNNNNNNNNNNNNNNNNNNNNNNNNNNNNNNNNNNNNNNNNNNNNNNNNNNNNNNNNNNNNNNNNNNNNNNNNNNNNNNNNNNNNNNNNNNNNNNNNNNNNNNNNNNNNNNNNNNNNNNNNNNNNNNNNNNNNNNNNNNNNNNNNNNNNNNNNNNNNNNNNNNNNNNNNNNNNNNNNNNNNNNNNNNNNNNNNNNNNNNNNNNNNNNNNNNNNNNNNNNN
It encodes the following:
- the LOC122087597 gene encoding ENHANCER OF AG-4 protein 2-like isoform X2 produces the protein MHIAFVAPADIQVFTSEARNKLSARCQGKTVRDFARAVKEICEAFEELQQKNLGPCKDDTDKTALGSSLPMDGVDAEVNGQSQTETIERKESTSNEASGDAGYGLERCSSRRSETDDMDIKPCVSSNTEQRSSQMLSVKKRSELSNNGTDFPKKEVPSVSRQNGPSPLKEISGDKDRDGENIHPDAEESSPSGPVDGESDGSPPLALSVSRKHTGGGRKAKNMVIESKRKQKAAVEVGKKTTSRLPKHNDSDSEGNIGLHDSGVHLQGGGQNKISPCDNIKDLHDDELRSDLDLNNEKKDKSMVKAKKQMRADILEPCDVGNVAIDNTKERGKDEQLFSGDHRKKRTQLGHKMHKLATNEDPHPAKRPKRVVVGEDTTKKSVTKSIRNDSLSPGVVDKSNKPIESKKSSSRVKAESCAASKTETFSVGNNLPSDEAVLPLTKRRRRALEAMTDCATDAAGGKAQKSYDIHKNNVSNSDCDRSPSIQFHSKRRAVCQFDDHNDQEKLKTPVHGELINLSKDVPSQISGSSQNTHHENLNHAQPNVRDGMDKEHLDCAGPGESPSKDGKSSVRLLHDPLSPKLKQNEEKRLRKPMAAQVSHSPDKLESQKSSAKEGKPTLVSPKDGLATSMKQVEHKTIKLQTKASSTTSRKPQVGSAKGSGLGSDCLNHSSNQGTIQRSRPALSAEKAKINLKTNPLMNDTAILEYSTLNDSQLGERSNVIGDDIAASSLTDTKFADSATSLKHLIAAAQAKRKLAYSQSLSHDNPIPTFISTATVVQERSPSPASAVQTFLSGTTHAMQQDAKGFYARLSLASPSPHAHQVASQNQLEHEDPEEGRVSSGQRAPNGSLSGGTEAVVARDAFEGMIETLSRTKESIGRATRLAIDCAKYGIANEVGGTEEYIFHIIFCLFRCLFLHFM
- the LOC122087597 gene encoding ENHANCER OF AG-4 protein 2-like isoform X1, coding for MAPGRKRGASKAKAKSQLSLGDLVLAKVKGFPAWPAKISRPEDWERTPDPRKYFVQFFGTEEIAFVAPADIQVFTSEARNKLSARCQGKTVRDFARAVKEICEAFEELQQKNLGPCKDDTDKTALGSSLPMDGVDAEVNGQSQTETIERKESTSNEASGDAGYGLERCSSRRSETDDMDIKPCVSSNTEQRSSQMLSVKKRSELSNNGTDFPKKEVPSVSRQNGPSPLKEISGDKDRDGENIHPDAEESSPSGPVDGESDGSPPLALSVSRKHTGGGRKAKNMVIESKRKQKAAVEVGKKTTSRLPKHNDSDSEGNIGLHDSGVHLQGGGQNKISPCDNIKDLHDDELRSDLDLNNEKKDKSMVKAKKQMRADILEPCDVGNVAIDNTKERGKDEQLFSGDHRKKRTQLGHKMHKLATNEDPHPAKRPKRVVVGEDTTKKSVTKSIRNDSLSPGVVDKSNKPIESKKSSSRVKAESCAASKTETFSVGNNLPSDEAVLPLTKRRRRALEAMTDCATDAAGGKAQKSYDIHKNNVSNSDCDRSPSIQFHSKRRAVCQFDDHNDQEKLKTPVHGELINLSKDVPSQISGSSQNTHHENLNHAQPNVRDGMDKEHLDCAGPGESPSKDGKSSVRLLHDPLSPKLKQNEEKRLRKPMAAQVSHSPDKLESQKSSAKEGKPTLVSPKDGLATSMKQVEHKTIKLQTKASSTTSRKPQVGSAKGSGLGSDCLNHSSNQGTIQRSRPALSAEKAKINLKTNPLMNDTAILEYSTLNDSQLGERSNVIGDDIAASSLTDTKFADSATSLKHLIAAAQAKRKLAYSQSLSHDNPIPTFISTATVVQERSPSPASAVQTFLSGTTHAMQQDAKGFYARLSLASPSPHAHQVASQNQLEHEDPEEGRVSSGQRAPNGSLSGGTEAVVARDAFEGMIETLSRTKESIGRATRLAIDCAKYGIANEVGGTEEYIFHIIFCLFRCLFLHFM
- the LOC122087597 gene encoding ENHANCER OF AG-4 protein 2-like isoform X3 yields the protein MDGVDAEVNGQSQTETIERKESTSNEASGDAGYGLERCSSRRSETDDMDIKPCVSSNTEQRSSQMLSVKKRSELSNNGTDFPKKEVPSVSRQNGPSPLKEISGDKDRDGENIHPDAEESSPSGPVDGESDGSPPLALSVSRKHTGGGRKAKNMVIESKRKQKAAVEVGKKTTSRLPKHNDSDSEGNIGLHDSGVHLQGGGQNKISPCDNIKDLHDDELRSDLDLNNEKKDKSMVKAKKQMRADILEPCDVGNVAIDNTKERGKDEQLFSGDHRKKRTQLGHKMHKLATNEDPHPAKRPKRVVVGEDTTKKSVTKSIRNDSLSPGVVDKSNKPIESKKSSSRVKAESCAASKTETFSVGNNLPSDEAVLPLTKRRRRALEAMTDCATDAAGGKAQKSYDIHKNNVSNSDCDRSPSIQFHSKRRAVCQFDDHNDQEKLKTPVHGELINLSKDVPSQISGSSQNTHHENLNHAQPNVRDGMDKEHLDCAGPGESPSKDGKSSVRLLHDPLSPKLKQNEEKRLRKPMAAQVSHSPDKLESQKSSAKEGKPTLVSPKDGLATSMKQVEHKTIKLQTKASSTTSRKPQVGSAKGSGLGSDCLNHSSNQGTIQRSRPALSAEKAKINLKTNPLMNDTAILEYSTLNDSQLGERSNVIGDDIAASSLTDTKFADSATSLKHLIAAAQAKRKLAYSQSLSHDNPIPTFISTATVVQERSPSPASAVQTFLSGTTHAMQQDAKGFYARLSLASPSPHAHQVASQNQLEHEDPEEGRVSSGQRAPNGSLSGGTEAVVARDAFEGMIETLSRTKESIGRATRLAIDCAKYGIANEVGGTEEYIFHIIFCLFRCLFLHFM